One window of the Periophthalmus magnuspinnatus isolate fPerMag1 chromosome 6, fPerMag1.2.pri, whole genome shotgun sequence genome contains the following:
- the LOC117372579 gene encoding E3 ubiquitin-protein ligase TRIM39-like, translating to MAAAVGSEDNFLCSICLDLFNSPVTTPCGHNFCKTCITTHWDLNPPVCPLCKNRFKSRPHLKTNTLVSEMVAKIRSLREAQAGPEDVPCDVCPKPRLKALKSCLNCVASYCQSHLEPHQAVPGLKNHELIGPVQNLMDRVCSKHGQPLKQFCQTDQSYICRVCSLLEHKNHTNVSLKDLCDRKKSSLQLSQTKTQDWMEKRKQKIKEIWHHMKLSQRVYEEELAAGQQAFTALIETVQSRQKQFIEQLLKKHKQTARQAKDRVQQLKQEISELEKRSSELEKRLCCEDYFYFLQNFTALPPIEVKNWSSGSFEVETCKDIALQALSEMKEQINAQINRNVFKRVQTFAVDITLDPSTANPNLTLSGDLKQVHHTDKKNNYPDTAQRFSDCPGVLGKQSFSSGKFYFEVEVRDKTEWDIGVALKSVRRENPTLHPHRGFWSICLRGGKHYACTGDCLFLRAAPKKVGVFVNYHSGLVDFYDVHTADLIHSFTGCNFSQSLLPFFSPSNNHRGTNSTPLVVTGVKDECSPPKKLKQ from the coding sequence ATGGCGGCAGCTGTCGGCTCTGAGGATaacttcctctgctccatctgcttaGATCTGTTCAACAGCCCAGTCACCACTCCTTGTGGACACAACTTCTGCAAAACCTGCATCACCACACACTGGGACCTGaaccctccagtgtgtcctctctgtaagAACAGGTTCAAATCCCGACCCCATCTCAAGACTAACACTTTGGTGTCAGAGATGGTGGCTAAGATCCGAAGCTTGCGCGAGGCCCAGGCTGGACCAGAGGACGTCCCATGTGATGTGTGCCCTAAACCCAGGCTCAAGGCCCTGAAGTCCTGCCTAAACTGTGTGGCCTCGTATTGTCAAAGCCACCTGGAGCCCCACCAGGCGGTGCCCGGGTTAAAGAACCACGAGCTGATAGGGCCTGTGCAGAACCTGATGGACAGAGTCTGCTCCAAACATGGCCAGCCTCTAAAGCAGTTCTGTCAAACTGACCAGAGCTACATCTGTAGAGTGTGTTCTCTTTTAGAGCACAAGAACCATACGAATGTTTCTCTGAAGGACCTTTGTGACAGGAAGAAGTCTTCTCTGCAGCTTTCTCAGACTAAGACCCAGGACTGGATGgagaagaggaagcagaagaTCAAGGAGATCTGGCACCACATGAAGCTGAGTCAGAGAGTTTATGAGGAAGAGCTGGCTGCAGGTCAACAGGCCTTCACTGCTCTGATAGAGACTGTTCAGAGCAGGCAGAAGCAGTTCATCGAGCAATtacttaaaaaacacaaacagacagcGAGACAGGCCAAGGACCGGGTCCAACAGCTGAAGCAGGAGATCAGTGAACTGGAGAAGAGGAGCTCTGAGCTGGAGAAGCGCTTATGTTGTGAAGACTATTTCTACTTTTTGCAGAACTTCACTGCACTGCCCCCTATTGAAGTGAAGAACTGGAGCAGCGGGAGCTTTGAGGTAGAGACATGTAAGGACATAGCACTCCAGGCTCTGTCTGAGATGAAAGAGCAAATCAATGCACAAATAAATAGAAATGTCTTCAAGAGAGTGCAGACGTTTGCAGTGGACATCACCTTGGATCCAAGTACAGCTAATCCTAACCTCACTCTGTCGGGCGATCTGAAACAGGTCCATCACACTGACAAGAAGAATAATTACCCAGACACTGCACAGAGGTTCTCTGACTGTCCTGGAGTTCTCGGGAAGCAAAGTTTTTCTTCCGGCAAGTTTTACTTTGAGGTTGAGGTCAGAGATAAGACAGAGTGGGATATAGGTGTGGCACTGAAGAGTGTTAGAAGGGAGAATCCCACTCTGCACCCTCACAGAGGCTTCTGGAGCATCTGTCTGAGAGGGGGAAAGCACTATGCATGTACAGGTGACTGCCTGTTCCTCAGGGCTGCTCCAAAGAAGGTGGGGGTGTTTGTGAACTATCACAGTGGCCTGGTTGACTTTTATGATGTACATACTGCAGATCTCATTCACTCCTTCACTGGCTGTAACTTCTCTCAAAGTCTGCTGCCTTTTTTTAGCCCCAGCAATAACCACAGAGGCACAAACTCCACCCCTCTGGTGGTCACAGGGGTGAAGGACGAGTGCAGTCCACCAAAGAAACTCAAACAGTAG